GGATGGACACGTAACACTCTACATTTGTTGTAAACTTATCTGCTATTAAATATACTATAGATATGCATTCAAGATAGTGAAGAAATCAAGTCTATTTTATCACCTGAACGGCTAGACTCGTTAGTAAATGACCATACACATATGGTGTTGAAATGCGTGGGCCAATTATAGAACCTAAAAGACTAAAGGGTATTTTCAGGTTCAAGTCAAAACATATTTTCATGTGTTCAATTCCCAACTTGTCTACTTCTTGGATGGTTGGATGCACATCCAAATCTTACACCTAAAAAGAGAAAATACCCATTTCTTAGGCATTGTATACTAgtgtcacttttttttttttattattatttcactCATTTTATCGGATCGGTTAAAATAACGTATTGTACTCTATAAAAATTGAGAAAGAAAATAGATAAATTTTAATGGGATGGACGGATGTACCAATAGGATGAAATGAGTTGGGAAATAAGACGCATTTATGGGACAGAGGATTCAAACTGCATTCAACTATGGACCTATGCTATTGTACCTCCAACTATTGACATATGATATTTTCTTATGGACcttaatatttctatttcttgaTAAGTTGAGTCAAGTTCTTAAAAGAAGACGTGCGTACttaacttttatttatttatttttttttaaaaaatcttaCATTCCGgtaaacttattttttccctaaaatgacatACTCCGTAACAAAATACTTCGTATGTTTTAACTTATAAAGTCACTCCTATGATTTTAACTTAGAAATAAATACTGTAGTACAAGGGAATCCGGCAAGAGGTAACAATAGTTAAAATGTAGTGTTAGAAAATACAGTAATTCCTAATTGTTAATATTAAAAAAGGATGTATTTTGCAAAGTGATGTAATGAATGGTTAGTAATTAATCgattaataaaatttcaaacattTACGGtaaattacggagtaataattaaaaattaaaatttattacaCAACTGTTTCAAAAGAACGCGATGCGTGCTTTACATAAAAGCATACACAACAACTCacattatataatttttttttttttttggcaaatcaCATTATGTTCACCTTGAAATTACTATATGATGGAAACTATGTGTTATATTAAAAAAAGAGTACTCCGTAGGTAAAggagtaagggtattttaggtgGACGTTAAATTTCTCATAAGTTGACTTATATTTCTTATGTTTATTAATATATGGAACATTTGGCTTTTTACACtatataatattaattttgaaaataatatcatttttattagtagaaataaattataaaaagttgaggATATACAATACACTTAAGAGTTGGGATAACATGAAGTCTACTTcataaaaaaaccaaaaaaaacatgAAGTCAATATTTAATGAAGTCCATTCATGTAATCTGCCAGAAACTTTCAATGGACCCAGGCTCTGGGCCTCTTGCTGACAGCCTGACATAGTTAATTAACTAGCGCAGACCTATATTGTTCCAAAACTTTTGGCCCATACTGTTTCAATCCTAATATGGTCTGGCCCAACTACCATATCTATCCTATTGCTTcactttatactaaaacaaacaCACGTCACTTCTTAGTGTAAAATTTTTTgccaaaattattttcctaaaatatatatcttatttaattttagttttattctctgcccttttttataaactatctatatatggaaaaaatattagtttataaattatggcaataatagatacaaagtaataataattttgctaaATACTTTTTTGCAATATGTTAGTCAAATCGGtacattaataatggaaaatatattcaCTCGATATGtcggtcaaattagcatattacgcttataaaatatgcatattagatgaataaatttaatgaTCATATTCCGTGCGGTCACGAAATCTAATCTAGTATGGTTTACTCCAAACTTTCAAAATTTAAAACTGAACATCGATCAATCCAAGTATCCAACCCTCTCCTTCATCTAAATTGCGTACATGTAGTCACGTAGGTGCGCAACACATATGGTACATTTTATTCATCTGTTTTTCACATATCTTTACTTACCCAATGAcctttgattttaaaaataaaaataaaaggggaaAAGATGGAGTGAAAGTGGTTTTTTTCCCTACGGTTAACTGGGTTTTTTACAATCGTGAATCCCAATGACCTTTGATTTTAAAAATCAGAACTCACACCCAAAATCGTAAACTCAAAACTTCCTCCCGTACACTTCTACCCTTTAAAAAGTTACTAATCGAAGacctaacaaaaaaaataaagaccCCCCCACTaattttagtgtttaatttAGATAAATTGATAGGGTAATTGATATAATGAAACAATTCATGAAGTTGTCTCATATATGAACTATGAAGGGGACATTTCACCTAAAGTGGTTGAAATGTTGAATTATTATGTGTGAAATATTGGTGTAGCAATCATGCGATATTGTTAAGATAGATTAATATTTGTCTTACGTCCACACTTTTATAGGCGAATTCAAAAAACCGTTTTGTTAAAAAGGAGTGTTCATAAGAAAATGCTAAAATCAGTTGAAACGAAATGATTCTAATTTAACAAACACTTTAGTAAGATATTCATACGAAGAAGAAGAATAAGCGAAACTTGTAACTTCACAATTTCACATAGACACGGGTTATGGTCTCAAAACAAAACTTTATACtcatatttttttctttagttCACGAATAAGATACAAGGACAATGTACATTACAAGGGGGAGAATCGGAAAATGGATTCGAACATGTACCCTATAACAGGCCTCGATTTTAACCACTGGGCTAAAACTTTATAGGTGTACAGTGTACCTACTTAATTTACATTAACTTAAATTTATACTTCAAAAGATTTCTGATTAAGAGCTGTATATCTCCACCTCTCTTTCTCAACAAAATCAGCATCCAAAAACTTAGAAACAAATTTCCATAAAACATACACATCTTCAAAATTAGTTAAGAAACCAATATTAACTGTAACAACCGCTATCCCATCTTCATTTCCTGTACTTTCccttttcttcttccctttaCCTTTTCTGCTGCTCCCTTCTTTACTACAAACCTTTTCCTTCTCAACTTCATACCTCTCTGAGAACCAAACATGCTTCAACAACCCACAACCAACCGAAATGTCGTTCCTATCCCCGAGTTTTTGCACTAACATCGGATCTACCCTTTCCCCTTTCCAATCAAACATATTAAAAGCTAAGGAAGATCCTCGGTCAAACTTGACTCGAGGCCCGTACACTTGTACTAGTTGTACCCCTTTATCCGAGTGTGGGTGATAAAGGGCTAGTAATGCATTGGTTAACCAATTGATCAAACACCTTATCCTATTACTAACCAGGACTAGACCAAGCGCGTCTGCTTGGTCTAGTCCTTTACACTCTATACCATCACATTCGTTTATTTCCCTTTGACCATCTTTTGTAATATGAGTCAGGGTCATAATTCTAGGTGAGGATGAAATACTCGAAAGGTTAAGTGTCGAAGATATCGATTTCTTAACAAGTAGGCAAGAAAACCCGGATGGGTCTTGCCCGAAAACCTTATAAAATGTACAAATGAGGAAATCGGGTTGAAATAAGGATAGCCCTAAAGTGTCCATTTCCTTAGGGTTAAGGGCACTAGCATCAAGTAACACATGCCACCCATTATCCCTAGCTAAACTCATCCATTGGTAAGAGTATCTTGCTCCACTCACTCTTGATTGGACAGGAAAAACAAACAACCCTTTGttcatcttcttctttttaACACTCCCTAATAACATCTCCTCTAGTTTATTACAATGAATCTTTAACTTAGGCCATTTAAACTCGGCCGACGAAACTCGAGCTCCCCTTCCTTTTGAGGTCTTAACCATAGCTTCTATTGCTTCATTTTCATGATCATATACTGTAATAAGATTGTTATTAGTTTGGAAAGGGTATGATTCTGCCATGATTCCGAAAGAGGATGTTTGGTTGGAAGTACAAAATAAGGAGTAATCCTCTTCTGAGACATTCAAATACCTCATGATTCTCCCCTTGAGTTTACTCTCAATCTCCTCAACTTTTTTCGAACAAGGATCATTAGAAGGGGTAGAAGAACATGAAGAAGAAGCAACAAACTCACCATTTTGTTGTTGATgttgtggttgttgttgttgttgttgttgttgatgatgttgttgttgaCTTTGTTGGGAGGAGGAGAAGAGGGCATGACCACTATAATCAAGGCAAACATGAGAAGAAAGGAAAAGATGGCGGTAGTCGTGGGCGCGTATTTGATCGGCTTCCACCGTGGTGAGGTAGTGAGGGAATGATCGAGTGAAACTCCGGAATGATTCCTGTAAAGTGGGGAGTGAATCAGGGTTAGTGAATTGAGTATGGGGGTAAAGAGATGAAGTGGTGGCAGTTGCAAAGTCATATTGCAGAGTTGAAGAATTGTAGTTTTCTGAGTTTTGATGATCAAAAGAAGTTGGGAAACTCAGTACTGGATTTAAGCAACAATAACATTTGCAAATTTTGGAGcataatttcatttttggaaaatgcatgtttttttggttttggtttttggttttaGTTTTCCTCTGTTAATAAATCTAGTCTTATTTCTTTCTTGACCAAtaattttgtgtgttttttaTATCATCAATAATTGCTAATTTGTTATTGGCTGAGAGGAAATGGATAACTTTTCTAGAGATGTATGTTTGTGCAGTGGGAAGTTGATTAAGTCAATATGTTTCTTTTTGACTTTTggaattaattgaaaaatattttagaaCATTGACTTGATTGACCTGCATGATATTCTACGAAATGCATGTGTCATGTGTTTAATCCGTGTCTGCCCACTATTGGTCTATACATAAGAACCTGGATTAATATTTTTAGCGATTTATATTCAGGGGTAGTACCGTAATATGTCAACAATGATCGATACGCGTTTCTATTTCCCATCTTTTCATTTGAACTTGGTAGCTAGGGTCGGAACTTGGAAGGGGCATGATGAGCTATGGGTAGATGGATCACTAGATTGTACACAAGGCTTGACGTTAGTAAATATTTTGAAATGTTACTTTAAATAAAGGTCAAAAGATGGTTAGGGTCAACGCCTTGTGATGAGTCCACATACCTTAAGACCAGCTAGGTCATCGTACCATTACCGAACATTGTTATACTTGTCCAAATAGTTAATGTTGTCTATCCCAAATTATGGCCCGATACGCACATTGTATAATTTATATGTCGTGCCGTATACGTACCTATTCGTACCTATGTCATGTCGTACTTTTTTCGTGTAGGGTCGTACAGTGCCACTTTTAGCGTAACAAGTTCAAACTTCTAAATTGCCAGCCTCCGGGTCCATGTACTGAGCTCTCATCTCTCGTCCAAAAGTTAATTAAAAGAAGAAAACTCAAGTCTATGCCGTGATCATTAGGATTTAGGAGAAGTGTTACCAAAAACTAAGTGGGTGAAACCATATTGATGAAACTCAAGTATCATTTATTATTACGTACTTTTTGTGAACTTGTAATGAACGTTTAATATACCCTGGTCATAGTGGTCAATCAGAAAGTTATATGTCGTACCTTGAGATTCTATAATTGCTGGAAGCAAACAGGAAGATAAGTTAAAGGGTTAAGAAATAAGGATGTTTTGTAGTACTCCATAAGACCACGACAAGTCAACAAGTGACAAGTCCACAGTGACAAGTGGCGTGTATGAACACTGCCCTAAAATTGAATTTGCCCCGTTACGTACACACGGCCTCTAGCTTGACAATCAAACTCTAGGGTTACACGACATGTATCGCGTTGATGTAGTGCAAAAAGATAGATCGAAAACGAACCAGAGAAATTAtgttttgagagaaaatggAGATCGATTATTTTCTTTGTGTATTGTGAAGAAGAAAGGCTCAAAATATAAAACGGAAAAAAGATGACCAATTAATTTCCTTAAATCGTCAATCAATTAGTATCAATCAAGACAAATTCACAGAATTAGAAAAAAAGGATCCCACCCGCAAACACGCCGCACGCCCTCGCCCGACGGGCCCCCACCTCTAGCTCTTGTCTAGTTGAAGAGTATTATATGAAGTAGGGAAACTCCAATAACTTATGCAGTATTAATCTCCAAATGACAGACCTAAATCGACTTGATTCAAAAACTAATGTACGTGACTAGTATTAATTGATTCTCGTAAATGAGTTTGGAAGATGGCTGAAAACTCTCTTTGTTCACATCTTGACGTATTGATATACTACGTACTACGTAGCTCACGAATAAAAAGTTATCATCCCTCCTAATCGCGCACATGTATACAAGTCTAATTTGTCACATTAGGACAATTATTTGATACATAAACCAAAAGGCCAAAAGGCCAAAAGGCCGGTCTCTCTCCCTACAGTCTTCCCTCTCTATCTATCTTGCACTTGCATAGTTATTGCATGAATGAGTACAAATCTTCAGTCTTTACTCTTCAGCCGTTGATTAGTATGACAATGAGCACAGGCTGCGCAGTGACGGAACCAGAAAATATACATAGGGGAGGCCAAATTTTAACATATAATTTTTACAAcattgaaaaacaaaaataaaaaataagaaaactaaGTTTAAAATTGAGGGAGCTAAGAATCGCACCTTGTACCTCCTTGCACCTCTAATTTTGAAGGAAATTAACCACTAGAGCTATACTATAGATGTGCTTCTGTAGTGCATATTTAATACTTGAACATATAATAGGGGGGGCATGTCCCCCGCCAGCCCCCCTAATTCCGCCCCTGAATGAGCGTCCAACTTAACTGTTAGAATATGTATATAATCTTTTAAGAAATTAGCAAATACTTGAGATTTGGCATGAAGGGGAATAGTCCACAAGAAATTGGTATAATCATCCAAAAAGAACACATAATAACGATGCCCATTATTACTTAAGACGGGAGAAGTAAAAAGGTCACCATGCACTATATCAAATGGTGAAATGGTAAAAGATTGAGATGGATAGAACGACAACTTCACATGTTTACCAAGTTGACAAGAACGACAAACAATAGAACTACGAGTTTTATTACAATCAATTGATTGAGATTTTCTAAGAGCATTAAAGATAGCATCCCCGGGGTGGCCAAGACGATCATGCCATAAGGAGGGGGAAATGGCGGCAAAAGTTGAAGGAGATGGGAGTTGATTTGAGATGGCCGAGATGAGAGGGTAGAGGTCTCCCGTGCTATTACATCTCATGAGATGCATTCCCGTCCGAATGTCCTTCACAGAAAAAAGTGGATACTACGTACGTACAATTCTCGATCTCATTGTAGtgacaaataaataaaagtggatACTTTTATTATCTTAATTCATTCCCACTTACTTTTATCAAGACATCAAGTATAGTCAATTTCGGTCACGTACTTCGATCCAGTACTCAAGACAATGAGATTTTTGCATAGTGGTTAAGATTCAGGGTATGTGTAGGTCTCGGAATTGAATCTCTCATCTCTCATTTGCAATTTGAATTGTCTTGGACTACTCCATGTAACTAGCTAGCTAGCTAAAAGGGCAAGTGACGCTATCTCATTTAAAAACATTCCATACTCCCTCCGATGCCTTAATTAACTCGAGAATGAAATTAGGGCAAACATATACGAATTAAATATTTAGTCAACAAGCATTCATTGTTGTACAAATATATTTCAATCGAAAGCCCAATTTAATTAAGACATGCATTCAAGACATTCTTTCTTCTTGGTGAACATCACTATATTATATACTGCTTCCTTCGTCCTTTAACGTTCTACAACAGAAAACTAACATTCATTATGTCCAAAAAACTTGTACAAAGATAATGAATAAAGGGTAAGGCTATAAATGTTAGCTTAGTGATCTTACCTTAGAACAAACTATACATGACAACGCAAGGCTTGCATTTGAAGTTGCATAATTCTGAAAGAAGAAGCAGTTATAGGGCAACTCTCCTTTGGCATGTTATGATACTCGATCATATAACCAAATTTACAAAGATAAAATATCAATTACGTGCCAAGGTAGAGGAGCCCTACAACCACTTCTCCTTAATTAattacctttaaaaaaaattgcaatgATTTTCACTAGTTTTGTGCATCTCATCTCActtaaatttgattgatgatgatgaaatAGCTACCTTAAGAGggcctatatatatatatatatatatatatatatatatatatatatatgaacatGTACTCTGACTTAAGGTTCGCAACAGAGCTCTAATTAGTAAGGAAAAAAAGATATGCCATGGATATACTCAATGTTGTGCTTATGTCGCTCACCTTTTATGTACAAAAATTCTTTAAATTACTAATATCTAATATTCTCTAGCATATATACGACTATACGATCAAGTATATATTATTTGTTGACCTCTTAGATGAAAAAGTTGTCAACATGATCTTTGTGCCTGGTTCCATAATTTTGATGATAGTGAAAAAAGAAGATATGGAGGATAAAAGGTAGCACAACTCAAGGAAGATGCCGTCCTTTAGAATTTAGATAATATTGGAAAAGGTGGAGGATGAAATTTGTTACTTCATGGTATATGCTATGTTATATTCTTTTCATTTACTTTGTTATGCTATTTGGTGTTTGAATTGAGCTAGCTTTTTAGGGTTTGACATCCAAGGACATTAGCACTAGGGGAGTTCACAATTCGGGCCGGGCCGGAAAATAGACCGAAATCGGACCAGAATATCcggtcctttaatttttggtttaTGGGTTTCCAGTATGATCCGGGCCGGTTGATTCTGGTCCGGTccccgatcctttaattttgggTTTTTTGGTTTTCGGTCCGGACCGTTTGATTCCGGTCCGGTCTTCGgtcttttaaattttggtttCCTGGTTTCCATACCGGTTGACCCGgtttatattaaataaaatcattAATCTTCTTTAGTGCCCTAAACTCATgtgttattttcttttgttttcctaCTTCTTGGTCTTCTATACACATTAATTTCTACTCCCTTAAGAATGAAGAATTTAAGTTTGAAAGATTTTCTAACTAtattttgtttgaaaataaATAATCTCGAAAATTGTATGAAAGCATATTCAATAATAATTTCGATCCAATCCGGTCTAAACCCAAACCGGACTGGAACCGGTCCAGTCCAGGCCGGTTTTGGATCGGTGTACAGCCCTAACTAGCACGTCTAATAAAATGGAAACTACATGTTGCCCCAGTTTAGGGCTTAGTACAAGAGATTAAATTAGAAACGTTAAGTATTAACTAAAGATTGATAATATATTAACAACTCAAAGAATGAGTGGTTTTATATAAGATTTTGTTATGTTCaatcttattttcacttatttcaataaaaataaattcagataagataagtagATAGCTACTCCGTATAAGCTAGTTAATTAGGCCGGAAAAATGAGGGCTATCCGATTATAATTTATACTCCcactatattttattaaatgatacacttttcgtattttattaaagaatatactttccttttttttggcaTGTCATGGTCCTCaattccaattatattaatatttctctcctTTTTGTGGTTCTCATATTTACTAACATCATCTTTtactacaataaataattcatccactaccccactttcattttattttaataaattcaattcaCTTTTCTAAAATTACGTGTCGGTCAAAGTGTGtcctttaataaaatagaaaGGGAGTAaccaaaataaattttgataaatttagaagaaaaaaaagtgaaaatcaggtgaatatgACATAACCTTAGTAATGAGGGCTAAACGTATCATAACTATGATTTCTAAGTTTCCAAAAGTAACAatttaattactccctccaaTTTTTTTGCTCTTCCTATTTGCAATTTTTGTGtttgacaaaaaaattaaaGTAGGAAGAACAAAAAAAGACGAGGGACTGAGGGAGTATATCATCGTGTCATTATTTAATTTTGTCTTAAGCAAGCCTAAAATTTAAAGACGATGGTTAATGAGAAGGATGAATATTCAAGGAGATGTTTACCATTTCAAAGGCAATTATTAATTCATGATAGAGATATATTAAACCTGATAATTTTGAGCCCGACCAAAAGGTCTGATCCGAAAATAGGGCGAACTTTGGGTACCTTTATAGGCTCGTTTTTCGGACCCAGTCCAATTTTAGTCCCCCCCCCACCCCGAGTTTTGGACGACTCAAAGCAACAATTTTAGTTGTAAAACTGACCCGACTCGAAAATAACTCGAAAATCCTATTATCAAAATAACGAAGTTTGGCCAAAAAAAATGTGTCCTCCCCAACATGGTGGGCTGAAATTTTGGTCAACTTCCGCCCCAAGTCCGACTTGGCCATTCTTTTGATCACGTCAGGATATATTCTTCTTTGTACTAACAACCCTAAAATAGAACTCAGCGGAACCTAAACTAATCTAGTTTAAATCCAACTTAATCGATAAGTTCAAATGAATTCAGTTAATATGAGTTCCAGTAGCATAAGTGGAAATCAGGTAAATAATACTCACCATAAATATTATCGGGTTCCCCAAAGTATCGTGAAAGATGATAAAACACGGATAAAATATTACATAAATATAATGAAATAAAAGTGAGTGAATTTAAGTCCTGTTCTTTGCaacttatatttatttttaaagttcaattatttttatttttattattcattatttcgTATCATTATTGTTCAGTTTAGTTTAATTCATTTCATTTTAGTTCAACAAATTAAAATTCTATAGAATTGGCCTTAGCAAAGCGAATGAAACGAAAAGTAAGTAAAATTTGGGAGTAATTCGAATGAAATTGTAGTGTTACCAAAAGTAGGTAAAATTAAGGAGTAATTCCATTATGGACGTGTTTGACGGTAACGATT
This Spinacia oleracea cultivar Varoflay chromosome 6, BTI_SOV_V1, whole genome shotgun sequence DNA region includes the following protein-coding sequences:
- the LOC110784303 gene encoding molybdenum cofactor sulfurase, which produces MKLCSKICKCYCCLNPVLSFPTSFDHQNSENYNSSTLQYDFATATTSSLYPHTQFTNPDSLPTLQESFRSFTRSFPHYLTTVEADQIRAHDYRHLFLSSHVCLDYSGHALFSSSQQSQQQHHQQQQQQQQPQHQQQNGEFVASSSCSSTPSNDPCSKKVEEIESKLKGRIMRYLNVSEEDYSLFCTSNQTSSFGIMAESYPFQTNNNLITVYDHENEAIEAMVKTSKGRGARVSSAEFKWPKLKIHCNKLEEMLLGSVKKKKMNKGLFVFPVQSRVSGARYSYQWMSLARDNGWHVLLDASALNPKEMDTLGLSLFQPDFLICTFYKVFGQDPSGFSCLLVKKSISSTLNLSSISSSPRIMTLTHITKDGQREINECDGIECKGLDQADALGLVLVSNRIRCLINWLTNALLALYHPHSDKGVQLVQVYGPRVKFDRGSSLAFNMFDWKGERVDPMLVQKLGDRNDISVGCGLLKHVWFSERYEVEKEKVCSKEGSSRKGKGKKKRESTGNEDGIAVVTVNIGFLTNFEDVYVLWKFVSKFLDADFVEKERWRYTALNQKSFEV